A region from the Ralstonia pickettii genome encodes:
- a CDS encoding YciI family protein, giving the protein MLYLILFNYTAPLEALDRVLPAHRAHLDAHYASGHFLMSGPFFPREGGGILARAESREEIDAIVARDPFVIENLVQARVIAWGPNRRSADTPQAWLPDAVVATST; this is encoded by the coding sequence ATGCTGTACCTGATTCTTTTCAACTACACCGCACCGCTTGAAGCACTCGATCGTGTGCTGCCTGCGCACCGCGCGCATCTGGACGCCCACTATGCGAGCGGCCACTTCCTGATGTCGGGGCCGTTCTTCCCGCGTGAAGGCGGTGGGATCCTGGCGCGTGCCGAATCCCGCGAAGAGATCGACGCCATCGTCGCGCGCGATCCTTTTGTGATCGAAAACCTCGTGCAGGCGCGCGTCATTGCCTGGGGCCCGAATCGTCGAAGTGCAGATACACCACAAGCGTGGCTGCCAGACGCCGTGGTCGCGACATCGACTTAA
- a CDS encoding ClcB-like voltage-gated chloride channel protein: MTDTPPPQPDMPRQPWWRRAIARLPFGREHLVFVIAGLIGCAGALSTILFRECLRQLQWWLSGTDQGLVATARALPWWARLLVPTVGGLLAGITLQVGLKWIPRKGSDDYMEAIAVGDGVLSARQSLVRSASSLCSVASGASIGREGPMVQLAAMCGSLVGRVLRHWTPVPVEQLRLLVACGAAAGITSAYNAPISGAVFVCEIVFGVITTATLGPLLVAAVTADIVVRQFFGYGAVYEMPHFDFVSGWEVLTYLGLGLAAGMAGPLLLGLIDRARDAFARTRLPLTLRLAAGGLIVGVLSTGVPEVWGNGYSVVNAFLHEPWLWQTVALVLICKVVATASSAGSGAVGGVFTPTLFCGAALGLLYGTGMHALLPDAAPVPVSYAVVGMGALLAATTHAPLMSILMIFEMTLSYQVVLPLMLACITGYVTAHAAGAPSVYARALARNRQDAGDAAAHLPTPPNGTQK; the protein is encoded by the coding sequence ATGACCGACACGCCGCCGCCTCAACCGGATATGCCGCGCCAGCCATGGTGGCGGCGCGCGATTGCCCGACTGCCCTTCGGTCGCGAGCATCTGGTGTTCGTGATTGCCGGGCTGATCGGCTGCGCGGGCGCCTTGTCGACGATCCTGTTTCGCGAATGCCTGCGTCAACTGCAATGGTGGCTTTCGGGTACGGACCAAGGTTTGGTGGCCACGGCGCGGGCGCTGCCTTGGTGGGCGCGACTGCTCGTGCCGACCGTGGGCGGACTGCTGGCAGGCATCACGTTGCAGGTGGGCCTGAAGTGGATTCCCCGCAAAGGCTCAGATGACTATATGGAAGCCATTGCCGTGGGCGATGGCGTGTTGAGCGCGCGGCAGAGCCTGGTACGCAGCGCGTCGTCGTTGTGCTCGGTGGCCAGCGGCGCATCGATCGGGCGCGAAGGGCCGATGGTGCAGCTGGCGGCAATGTGCGGCTCGCTGGTCGGCCGCGTGCTGCGGCACTGGACGCCCGTGCCGGTCGAGCAATTGCGTCTGCTGGTCGCCTGCGGTGCCGCTGCCGGCATCACGTCTGCCTACAACGCGCCCATCTCCGGTGCGGTGTTCGTCTGCGAAATCGTGTTTGGTGTCATCACCACGGCGACGCTCGGGCCGCTGCTGGTGGCGGCGGTCACCGCTGACATCGTGGTGCGCCAATTCTTCGGCTACGGGGCGGTCTACGAGATGCCGCACTTCGATTTCGTTTCCGGCTGGGAAGTGCTGACGTATCTCGGCCTGGGTCTGGCCGCGGGGATGGCTGGGCCGTTGCTGCTCGGTTTGATCGACCGCGCGCGCGATGCGTTCGCACGTACCAGGCTGCCGCTTACGTTGCGCTTGGCCGCCGGCGGGTTGATCGTCGGTGTGCTTTCAACGGGCGTGCCCGAGGTCTGGGGTAACGGCTACAGCGTGGTCAATGCGTTCCTGCACGAGCCGTGGCTGTGGCAGACGGTGGCGCTCGTGCTGATCTGCAAGGTGGTGGCGACGGCGTCAAGCGCAGGGTCGGGCGCAGTGGGCGGTGTCTTTACGCCCACGCTGTTCTGCGGCGCCGCGTTGGGTTTGCTGTATGGAACAGGCATGCACGCGCTGCTGCCGGATGCAGCGCCCGTGCCGGTCAGCTACGCCGTGGTCGGCATGGGCGCGCTGCTGGCCGCCACCACGCATGCGCCCCTCATGTCGATCCTCATGATCTTCGAGATGACGCTGTCGTATCAGGTGGTGCTGCCGCTCATGTTGGCTTGCATCACTGGCTATGTGACGGCGCATGCGGCAGGTGCCCCGTCCGTGTATGCGCGTGCGCTGGCGCGCAATCGTCAGGACGCAGGCGACGCCGCCGCGCACCTTCCAACGCCCCCGAATGGCACGCAGAAATAG
- a CDS encoding ABC transporter ATP-binding protein, which produces MLKLTSISKRFGGLSVLQDVNIEVPQGSIFGLIGPNGAGKTTVFNLITGLLAPTGGSLTFNGEDLVGKKPHQITQMGIARTFQNIRIFKEMTLLENVVVGMHRHLDYGAPGLLLSLPKYRAAERRARDRALELLSWVKLDHKAHDIADNLSYGDQRKLELARALATEPKLLLLDEPVAGMNTGEKVDLMAEIENIKARGYTIFMIEHDMRFVMGLCERIAVLNFGRIIAEGPPEAIRNDPQVIEAYLGRDDDDDANGEAAQKETA; this is translated from the coding sequence ATGCTGAAACTCACCTCCATTTCCAAGCGCTTTGGCGGCCTGTCGGTCTTGCAGGACGTCAACATTGAAGTGCCGCAAGGCAGCATCTTTGGCTTGATCGGCCCGAACGGCGCCGGCAAGACGACCGTCTTCAACCTCATCACAGGCCTGCTGGCCCCCACCGGTGGCTCGCTCACATTCAACGGCGAAGATCTCGTCGGCAAGAAGCCGCACCAGATCACGCAGATGGGCATTGCGCGCACCTTCCAGAACATCCGCATCTTCAAGGAGATGACGTTGCTGGAAAACGTGGTGGTCGGCATGCACCGGCATCTGGACTACGGTGCGCCGGGCCTGCTGCTCTCGCTGCCGAAGTACCGCGCCGCCGAGCGTCGCGCGCGCGATCGCGCACTGGAGCTGCTTTCGTGGGTCAAGCTCGACCACAAGGCGCATGACATTGCCGACAACCTCTCGTACGGCGACCAGCGCAAGCTTGAACTCGCGCGGGCCTTGGCCACCGAGCCCAAGCTGCTGCTGCTCGACGAGCCCGTCGCCGGCATGAACACGGGCGAGAAGGTCGACCTGATGGCCGAGATCGAAAACATCAAGGCGCGCGGCTACACGATCTTCATGATCGAGCACGACATGCGTTTCGTGATGGGCCTGTGCGAGCGCATTGCGGTGCTGAACTTCGGCCGCATCATCGCAGAGGGGCCGCCAGAGGCGATCCGCAACGACCCGCAAGTCATCGAAGCGTATCTGGGCCGCGATGACGACGATGACGCGAACGGCGAGGCCGCGCAGAAGGAGACGGCATGA
- the pip gene encoding prolyl aminopeptidase → MSALRTLYPPIEPYETGMLDVGDGHTVYYERVGTPGAKPAVFLHGGPGGGVSADHRRVFEPARYDVMLFDQRGCGRSTPHAGLEANTTWHLVADIERLRAIAGADRWLVFGGSWGSTLALAYAQKYPQHVSELVLRGIYTVTQAELRWYYQYGVSEMFPEKWARFQAPIPEAERGDMIAAYRKVLTGNDTAKQIEAARAWSVWEGETITLLPDPANSAKHADDHFALAFARLENHYFTHQCWLEEGQLLREAHRLAGIPGVIVHGRYDMPCPARYAYALHQAWPDSDFHLIEGAGHAWSEPGILDQLLAATDRFAGK, encoded by the coding sequence ATGTCTGCACTGCGCACGCTGTATCCGCCCATCGAACCGTATGAAACCGGCATGCTGGACGTGGGCGATGGCCACACGGTCTACTACGAGCGCGTCGGCACGCCCGGCGCCAAGCCGGCGGTGTTCCTGCACGGTGGGCCGGGCGGTGGTGTTTCGGCAGACCACCGCCGCGTGTTCGAACCGGCACGCTACGACGTGATGCTGTTCGACCAGCGCGGCTGCGGGCGGTCAACGCCGCACGCGGGCCTGGAGGCCAACACGACGTGGCACCTTGTGGCCGATATCGAACGACTGCGCGCCATCGCCGGTGCGGACCGTTGGCTTGTCTTCGGCGGCTCGTGGGGCTCGACGTTGGCGCTCGCTTACGCGCAGAAGTATCCGCAGCATGTGAGCGAACTGGTGCTGCGTGGTATCTACACCGTCACGCAAGCCGAGCTGCGCTGGTATTACCAGTACGGCGTGTCCGAGATGTTCCCCGAGAAATGGGCACGCTTTCAGGCACCGATTCCGGAGGCCGAGCGCGGCGACATGATTGCGGCCTATCGCAAAGTGCTGACCGGCAACGACACCGCCAAGCAGATCGAAGCTGCCCGCGCGTGGAGCGTGTGGGAAGGCGAGACCATCACGCTGCTGCCCGACCCCGCCAACAGCGCGAAGCACGCCGACGACCATTTCGCCCTGGCCTTTGCGCGGCTGGAGAACCACTACTTCACGCATCAGTGCTGGCTGGAAGAGGGCCAGCTACTGCGCGAGGCGCACAGGCTGGCAGGCATTCCGGGCGTGATTGTGCATGGCCGCTACGACATGCCATGCCCCGCGCGCTATGCATATGCGTTGCATCAGGCGTGGCCGGATTCGGACTTCCACCTGATCGAAGGTGCCGGTCATGCGTGGTCCGAGCCGGGCATCCTCGATCAGTTGCTGGCCGCAACGGACCGCTTTGCCGGCAAGTAA
- a CDS encoding zinc-binding dehydrogenase has product MHAKVIQLREPGPALALRAASLMLPPPAPNALTVRHTAVGVNFVDVYHRTGLYPVAAFPAVLGVEGVGVVEALGTDVRGFVVGQRVAWAGLMDGAPGGYASHRNIPAERAIALPDALDDETVAATLVRGITAHMLLTRVRQVRAGDTVLVHAAAGGLGALLVQWAKRQGARVIGTVGSEAKAAIAIGHGADHIVLHRQQDVREAVLQLTGGEGVDYVVDGIGGAMLQTSLAVTRPFGMVASIGQAGDVGNAQTNAVDLAALGPSRSIALARPGVIRYMADLSNYRTGAQAALQRMLEGVRVPVGGTYALEDAAAAHTALEAGHTVGALLLRP; this is encoded by the coding sequence ATGCATGCCAAAGTGATTCAACTCCGTGAACCCGGACCGGCATTGGCTCTGCGGGCCGCCAGCCTGATGTTGCCACCACCCGCACCGAACGCGTTGACGGTGCGCCACACCGCCGTTGGCGTGAACTTTGTCGACGTGTATCACCGTACCGGCTTGTATCCCGTTGCGGCGTTTCCGGCAGTGCTCGGGGTGGAGGGTGTCGGCGTGGTGGAAGCATTGGGTACAGACGTACGCGGTTTTGTGGTGGGCCAGCGTGTCGCCTGGGCCGGCTTGATGGACGGCGCGCCCGGCGGCTATGCCAGCCACCGCAACATCCCGGCCGAACGGGCGATTGCCTTGCCCGATGCGCTGGATGACGAAACCGTGGCAGCCACGTTGGTCCGCGGCATCACTGCACACATGCTGCTGACGCGGGTACGGCAGGTGCGCGCCGGCGATACGGTGCTCGTGCATGCCGCAGCCGGCGGCTTGGGCGCGTTGCTGGTCCAGTGGGCCAAGCGCCAGGGGGCGCGCGTGATCGGCACGGTGGGCAGCGAAGCGAAGGCCGCCATCGCCATCGGCCACGGCGCGGACCACATCGTGCTGCATCGCCAGCAAGATGTGCGCGAAGCCGTGCTCCAGCTCACCGGCGGGGAAGGCGTCGACTACGTGGTCGACGGCATTGGCGGCGCCATGCTGCAGACCTCGTTGGCGGTGACGCGACCCTTCGGCATGGTGGCAAGCATCGGTCAGGCGGGCGATGTCGGCAACGCTCAAACGAACGCCGTCGATCTTGCAGCGCTTGGGCCATCGCGATCCATTGCGTTGGCGCGGCCGGGTGTCATCCGCTACATGGCCGATCTGTCGAACTACCGGACCGGGGCACAGGCCGCTTTGCAGCGCATGCTCGAGGGCGTGCGCGTGCCGGTGGGCGGGACCTATGCACTCGAAGATGCCGCTGCCGCCCACACTGCACTGGAGGCCGGACACACCGTCGGGGCCTTGCTCTTGCGCCCTTGA
- a CDS encoding Fe2+-dependent dioxygenase, with translation MLVCIPNVFNAAQVAALRDLLDNAGDAWVDGRVSAGYSGAPVKVNQQIDEGAEVALQCQQLILSVLERHPRFISAALPNVVYPPMFNRYGEGMTFGAHVDGSVRIHPHNGTKLRTDISATLFLSDPASYDGGELQIEDTYGMHSVKLNAGDLVIYPATSLHQVTPITRGVRVASFFWIQSLIRDDAQRAMLFDLDNAIQTLNQTDADATARRTLIGVYHNLMRQWSET, from the coding sequence ATGCTTGTCTGCATACCGAACGTCTTCAACGCCGCGCAGGTGGCTGCGCTGCGCGATCTGCTCGACAACGCGGGCGATGCCTGGGTGGATGGCCGTGTGTCGGCCGGCTATTCGGGGGCGCCGGTCAAGGTCAACCAGCAGATCGATGAGGGCGCAGAAGTGGCCCTGCAGTGCCAGCAGCTCATCCTGAGCGTGCTGGAGCGGCACCCGCGCTTCATCAGCGCGGCGTTGCCGAACGTGGTGTACCCGCCGATGTTCAACCGCTACGGCGAAGGCATGACCTTCGGCGCGCATGTCGACGGCAGCGTGCGCATCCACCCGCACAACGGCACAAAGCTGCGTACCGATATCTCGGCCACGCTGTTTCTGTCAGACCCCGCCAGCTACGATGGCGGCGAACTGCAGATTGAAGACACCTATGGCATGCACAGCGTCAAGCTCAATGCCGGTGACCTGGTCATCTATCCGGCAACGAGCCTGCATCAGGTGACGCCCATCACGCGCGGGGTGCGCGTGGCGAGCTTCTTCTGGATCCAGAGCCTGATTCGCGATGACGCGCAGCGCGCCATGCTGTTCGACCTGGACAACGCCATCCAGACGCTCAACCAGACCGACGCCGATGCCACCGCGCGTCGCACCCTGATCGGGGTGTATCACAACCTGATGCGGCAGTGGAGCGAGACCTGA
- a CDS encoding branched-chain amino acid ABC transporter permease: MEWFDNFWSVYSNLVLTLGINALLALSIYLTLSCGLLAMANAAFMGIGAYTSALLTMNAEMPFSFALLGGMAAPAVVAVVIGRPTLRLSGVYLAMATLGFGEVVRVLILNTENWTGGALGLNGIPQLTQWWHVAVAVLATLFVLARMRRSKVGRAFEAIKEDETAAGLMGINVAGAKLLAFTLGAAIAGLAGALNAHLTFFIGPNEFGFDRGVEILTMTILGGTNGLTGPVLGSLILSLLPELLRAFKDFRLVVNGVILMVIVLFLPKGIWDPARFARWLGIKRGGTMPGTGATPAASNESH; encoded by the coding sequence GCCTTGCTGGCGCTGTCCATTTACCTCACGCTGTCGTGCGGCCTGCTGGCGATGGCGAACGCGGCCTTCATGGGCATCGGCGCGTACACCTCCGCACTGCTGACGATGAATGCCGAGATGCCTTTTTCCTTCGCGCTGCTGGGCGGCATGGCGGCACCGGCCGTGGTGGCCGTCGTCATCGGCCGGCCGACGCTGCGTCTTTCGGGCGTGTATCTGGCCATGGCCACGCTTGGTTTCGGCGAAGTCGTGCGCGTGCTGATCCTGAACACCGAGAACTGGACCGGCGGCGCGCTGGGCCTGAACGGCATTCCTCAATTGACCCAGTGGTGGCATGTGGCGGTGGCCGTATTGGCCACGCTGTTCGTGCTGGCGCGCATGCGGCGCTCGAAGGTCGGGCGCGCATTCGAGGCCATCAAGGAAGACGAAACCGCTGCGGGCCTCATGGGCATCAACGTGGCGGGCGCCAAACTGCTGGCGTTTACGCTGGGCGCGGCCATTGCCGGGCTGGCGGGCGCACTCAACGCGCACCTGACGTTCTTCATCGGCCCGAACGAATTCGGCTTCGACCGCGGCGTTGAAATTCTCACGATGACGATTCTTGGCGGCACGAACGGCCTGACGGGCCCGGTGCTCGGCAGCCTGATCCTGTCATTGCTGCCCGAGCTGCTGCGTGCGTTCAAGGATTTCCGCCTGGTCGTCAACGGCGTGATCCTGATGGTGATCGTGCTGTTCCTGCCCAAGGGCATTTGGGATCCGGCGCGTTTCGCGCGCTGGCTCGGCATCAAGCGCGGCGGCACGATGCCTGGCACGGGCGCCACCCCGGCTGCTTCCAATGAATCGCACTGA
- a CDS encoding ABC transporter ATP-binding protein: MTTLLEVKGLDVSYGHIAAVKGIDFALKAGEITSLVGANGAGKSTTLLALSGLIPKSQGDVRGKILFEGEDVTQWSAHKRVERGIVQVAEGRATLTTMTVRENLELGAYTRNARKDRGQIASDLERVFHLFPRLKERIDGLAGNLSGGEQQMLAIGRALMARPRVLLLDEPSMGLAPIIVQEIFRILRTINAEGLTIFLVEQNVRQALKIAQHGYVLETGEIVLADSGKNLLGNPRVLEAYLGG; encoded by the coding sequence ATGACCACGTTGCTGGAAGTGAAAGGGCTCGATGTGTCGTACGGGCACATCGCAGCCGTGAAGGGCATCGACTTTGCGCTCAAGGCGGGCGAGATCACCTCACTGGTCGGCGCAAACGGTGCGGGCAAATCGACCACGCTGCTGGCGCTTTCGGGCCTGATTCCGAAGTCGCAGGGTGATGTGCGCGGCAAGATCCTGTTCGAAGGCGAAGACGTTACGCAGTGGTCTGCCCACAAGCGTGTGGAACGCGGCATCGTGCAGGTGGCCGAAGGGCGCGCCACGCTCACTACGATGACGGTGCGCGAGAACCTGGAGCTGGGCGCCTATACACGAAACGCGCGCAAGGACCGCGGCCAGATCGCCTCCGACCTGGAGCGCGTATTCCACCTGTTCCCGCGCCTGAAGGAGCGCATCGACGGTCTGGCCGGCAACCTGTCGGGCGGCGAGCAGCAGATGTTGGCCATCGGCCGCGCGCTGATGGCGCGTCCGCGCGTGCTGCTGCTGGATGAACCATCGATGGGCCTCGCGCCGATCATCGTGCAGGAGATCTTCCGCATCCTGCGCACCATCAATGCCGAGGGGCTGACGATCTTCCTGGTCGAGCAGAACGTGCGCCAGGCGCTGAAGATCGCGCAACACGGCTACGTATTGGAAACCGGCGAGATCGTGCTGGCGGATAGCGGCAAAAACCTGCTGGGTAATCCGCGCGTGCTCGAAGCCTACCTGGGCGGCTGA
- a CDS encoding TonB-dependent receptor: MNRRTPVASALLALFATPTVALAQQATLAQAPATATLPEAVVKGAAPRDDYNAARSSISKLPENLRDVPQSVTVVPKALTDAQGGSSLADALRNVPGITIGAAEGGQIGNNINLNGFSARTDIYLDGFRDRGQYYRDLFALDSVEVLMGPSSMLFGRGSTGGVINQVTKKPNLKAATEITGSVTTNGLVRATADVNTPTSGTSAFRIAAMAQNGKSSTRDEMTAQDFGIAPSWRFGIGTPTEVTLSALLQHNRDMPDYGLPNLNGHPVNVSPKTYYGYTDDRTTQDVASFSATVDHKFSPNLRLRNKTQFNYVETDARETAPNSVGTVNSSGVFTALTNSNLPLSALSVRLQSHDRRIRDYSLFNQTELTAKFDTGSVKHTLLAGTEFGHDGYDNQNYYRNGSCNGTPLAQSSMTSGFVSCEPLVSPSYTTSPASTPSSLGNLQGGSANTVAAYFNDSIEFTKQWKAVAGLRYDRYVASISNSLNSANTPASAKITALPYAQQTVNFVSTRLGGIWQPTDWQSYYVSYGTSFNPSLEQLVGTTGQQGLDPEKNKSYEAGGKWDLLNGDLSVNSALFQITKDNARTQIDSTTYTSAGKIRVRGARLGATGHVTDKLQIFAGYTYLDAQIVNGIAAGTQGMTPANTPKHAATVWTSYAFLPNWEVGAGAFYMSQRYANNTDTVQVGGFVRWDAMLAYHQPKYDVRLNLFNVFNKTYYDALIPSDGGRAVPGTGRAAMLSVVYRM, encoded by the coding sequence ATGAACCGCCGCACGCCCGTCGCCAGCGCCCTGTTGGCTTTGTTTGCCACGCCCACCGTCGCCCTTGCCCAGCAGGCCACGCTTGCGCAGGCACCCGCCACCGCCACCTTGCCGGAAGCCGTTGTAAAAGGCGCCGCCCCTCGCGACGACTACAACGCCGCCAGAAGCTCCATTTCCAAACTGCCTGAAAACCTGCGCGATGTGCCGCAATCGGTGACGGTCGTGCCCAAGGCGTTGACCGACGCGCAAGGCGGCAGCTCGCTTGCCGATGCGCTGCGCAATGTGCCTGGCATCACCATTGGTGCGGCCGAAGGCGGGCAGATCGGCAACAACATCAATCTGAACGGCTTCTCGGCGCGTACCGACATCTACCTCGACGGCTTCCGGGATCGCGGCCAGTATTACCGCGACCTGTTCGCCCTCGATTCAGTCGAAGTGTTGATGGGCCCGTCGTCGATGCTGTTTGGCCGCGGCTCGACGGGCGGTGTCATCAACCAGGTGACGAAAAAGCCGAATCTGAAGGCCGCCACGGAAATCACCGGTTCGGTCACCACCAACGGTCTCGTGCGGGCGACCGCCGACGTCAACACCCCCACGTCTGGCACTTCTGCATTCCGCATCGCCGCGATGGCGCAGAACGGCAAGTCGAGCACACGCGACGAGATGACCGCGCAGGATTTCGGCATCGCGCCGTCGTGGCGCTTCGGCATCGGCACGCCGACCGAGGTGACACTGTCCGCGCTGCTGCAGCACAACCGCGACATGCCCGATTACGGCCTGCCGAACCTCAACGGCCACCCGGTCAACGTCAGCCCAAAGACGTACTACGGCTACACCGATGACCGCACCACGCAGGACGTGGCGTCGTTCTCGGCCACTGTCGATCACAAGTTCTCGCCCAACCTGCGACTGCGCAATAAGACGCAGTTCAATTACGTCGAGACGGACGCGCGGGAGACAGCGCCCAACTCCGTCGGTACGGTCAATTCGTCGGGCGTGTTCACGGCGCTGACCAACAGCAATCTGCCGCTCTCCGCGCTGTCGGTGCGTTTGCAAAGCCATGACCGCCGCATCCGCGACTATTCGCTGTTCAACCAGACCGAGCTGACCGCTAAATTCGATACGGGTTCGGTCAAGCACACGCTGCTGGCCGGCACCGAGTTCGGCCACGACGGCTACGACAACCAGAATTACTATCGCAACGGTTCGTGCAACGGCACGCCGCTGGCGCAGTCGAGCATGACGAGCGGCTTTGTGTCGTGCGAGCCGCTGGTCAGCCCGAGCTACACCACATCGCCGGCCAGCACACCGTCGAGCCTGGGCAACCTGCAGGGCGGCTCGGCCAACACGGTGGCGGCGTACTTCAACGATTCGATCGAATTCACCAAGCAATGGAAGGCGGTCGCCGGCCTGCGCTATGACCGCTACGTGGCGAGCATTTCGAATTCGCTGAACTCGGCGAACACGCCTGCGTCGGCCAAGATCACCGCGCTGCCGTACGCCCAGCAGACCGTGAACTTTGTCAGCACGCGCCTGGGCGGCATCTGGCAGCCGACGGACTGGCAGTCGTACTACGTGTCGTACGGCACGTCGTTCAACCCGTCATTGGAACAACTCGTGGGCACCACGGGCCAGCAGGGGTTGGACCCGGAGAAGAACAAGTCGTACGAGGCCGGGGGCAAGTGGGATCTGCTCAACGGCGACCTGTCGGTCAACTCGGCGCTGTTCCAGATCACCAAGGACAATGCCCGCACGCAGATCGACAGCACGACGTACACGTCGGCAGGCAAGATCCGCGTGCGCGGTGCGCGCCTGGGTGCGACTGGCCACGTAACCGACAAGCTGCAGATCTTCGCGGGCTATACGTACCTGGATGCGCAGATCGTCAACGGCATCGCCGCGGGCACGCAGGGCATGACGCCGGCCAACACGCCCAAGCACGCCGCGACGGTGTGGACGAGCTACGCCTTCCTGCCGAACTGGGAAGTGGGCGCAGGCGCGTTCTACATGTCGCAGCGCTACGCCAACAACACCGACACGGTGCAGGTGGGCGGCTTCGTGCGCTGGGATGCGATGCTGGCTTACCACCAGCCGAAATACGACGTGCGTCTGAACCTGTTCAACGTGTTCAACAAGACGTATTACGATGCGCTGATTCCGTCCGATGGCGGCCGCGCCGTGCCGGGCACCGGCCGTGCGGCGATGCTGTCGGTGGTGTATCGGATGTAA
- a CDS encoding LysR family transcriptional regulator encodes MQWDDVRYFLVLAREGSLSAAARRLAVEHTTVARRADALEQSLGVRLFDRLPRGWRLTAEGNALAERAERMEQEAAGFVRAAAGAGSLRGTVRISAPPTVASHIIAPNLATLRRQWPGIDLVLLGEKRNANLMAHEADLAVRLSRPTSSALATRPLGDLGYGLYATAEVLARPESEWEFIGYDDNLRHVPQQRWLDNYAGDRRVVLRCSDLAAMHQAALAGLGVAALPHLLGAPAETGTLLRRLPVDDPALHREIWLVIHPDVRRSPRVRAVADALIALFDAQRHVLAGI; translated from the coding sequence TTGCAGTGGGATGACGTGCGCTACTTTCTCGTGCTGGCGCGCGAGGGCAGCTTGTCGGCCGCTGCCCGACGTCTGGCGGTGGAACACACCACGGTCGCGCGGCGTGCAGATGCGTTGGAGCAATCGTTGGGCGTGCGCTTGTTCGACCGCCTGCCGCGCGGCTGGCGCCTGACTGCGGAGGGCAACGCGCTGGCAGAACGCGCTGAACGCATGGAGCAGGAAGCCGCTGGCTTTGTACGTGCGGCAGCAGGCGCGGGCAGCTTGCGTGGGACGGTGCGTATCTCTGCGCCACCCACGGTGGCCAGCCACATCATCGCGCCCAACCTGGCGACGCTGCGCCGGCAATGGCCCGGCATCGACCTCGTGCTGCTGGGCGAAAAACGCAACGCCAACCTGATGGCGCACGAGGCCGACCTGGCGGTGCGCCTGTCGCGTCCAACGTCGTCTGCCTTGGCGACACGGCCGCTGGGCGACCTCGGCTACGGTCTGTACGCCACCGCAGAGGTGCTCGCACGCCCCGAATCCGAATGGGAATTCATCGGCTACGACGACAACCTGCGTCACGTGCCGCAACAGCGCTGGCTGGACAACTACGCAGGCGACCGTCGCGTGGTCTTACGTTGCAGCGATCTGGCAGCAATGCATCAGGCAGCGTTGGCCGGACTGGGTGTCGCAGCGCTGCCGCACCTGCTTGGCGCGCCCGCAGAAACGGGTACGCTTTTGCGCCGATTGCCCGTTGACGACCCTGCGTTGCATCGAGAAATCTGGTTGGTGATCCACCCCGACGTTCGTCGATCACCACGCGTGCGGGCCGTGGCCGACGCATTGATCGCGTTGTTCGACGCACAGCGACACGTCTTGGCGGGGATTTGA